The sequence GCGACAGGTGGCCGATGTTGTCGACCAGGAGCGAGCAGCTCGCGCAGCCCTCGTCGGTGTCCCAGAGCCACATGAAGTGGTAGACGATGAGCTGGCGGCGGCCGTCGAACAGCCCCGGCAGATCCACCTCGCCGTCCGGGCCGTCGAAGACGTAGTCCTTGTCCACCTTGACCATGGGCAGCCCGCGGCGTTCCTCGGTGACCACGTCCCGCATGCGGGTGAACTCCTTCTCTTTCGCGAGAAGCTCCTTGCGAGCGGTCAGCCACTCGTCTCGGGACACGACCTGGGGAAGATCCATCTGCTCTCCTTCTCCGGGAGCTCGGCGAGTGCGGCGTCCGCGCCGTCGTCCACGGTCACGGCATGAACCCGGGAACCCGGGAATCCGGGAACCCAGGAAGACGGCGGCGGCTCAGTCGGGGCGTGACAGCGGATACGAGTTCGACGGCAGGCGCACGGCGCGGAGGAACGCGGGCAGCAGCCATGGCCGGGGGCCTGCGACGCGGACCTTGCCGGTGAGCGCGGCACGCACCTTGCCGACCCGGCCGAACAGCATCAGGTTGAGTGTCGCCGGATCGAAGGACAGGCGCACGTCGGTGCCGCCGCCCGGCTCCTCGACCGACACCCGGCCGTCGCGGAGCACCAGCGTCACGGGGACGGTGTGCCTGGAGCGGAACTCGACCGCGATGCGGCGCCCGCGCGCGGGCTCTCCCGTGTCCAGCAGCCGCCCGATGTCGTGGCGGAGCACTCCGATGAGGAACATGTCGAAGAACAGGGCGGCGTCCTGCGGCGGCATCGCCCAGTGGGCGCCGGTGGCGCGGGCGATGTCCCACCCGTGGATCATCAGTTCGTTGATCAGGTGAGCGAGGACTCCCGCGGCGGGGACCCGGGCCCCGCCGAGCCAGGTCACCGGCGTCGCGGGGTCGAGGTGCTCGCCCGCTCGCAGGATGCGGTCGATGTCGGCGCGGAGCCGCCGGCCGAGCACCTGCGGATCCCGTTCGGTGAAGTCTCGCAGGACCATGTCGTTGAGACGGGCGACGGTGTCCACCGTGGCGGCCAGGATGTGACCTTCGAGGGCGGGGAACGGGTGGGGGAGCTCGTCGGGCCGCAGGATCGAGGCGTACAGCGAGGCGATGGTCGCCACGTGGGCGGCGGTGTCGGCCACGGACCAGTCGGCGGTCACCTTGGCCCGGGGGTCCCGCGAGGAGGAGACCATTTCGACGAACCGGTCGCCGGTCTCCCTGAGAGAATCACGTGTCGCCGACCATCGGCTGTGCATGATTTTCGCGGCCACGCTTTCCCCCCAGGATTTCTCCGGACGCGGTCATGTTAACAATCGGCCGGGGCGGCGCTTTTATTCTGGATTGCGCATTTATCGCGCCAGGGAATCGACGTGCCGGGCCGGGACGGGGCTCCGGAATTCCCGGTACGGCACGGGCCTGATGCGGACCTCGCGGGCCAACCGGCGTTCCCTCCCGGACGTCCTATCCCCGCCAGCGATGGATCGGGTGCGCCGGAGGCCAGATATGACCGAACCCTCCTCTTCCATGGAAGACACGAAAGCGGGCGGCAGGGAAACGGCGAAACGCTACGCCGCCTTCATCTCCTACTCGCACGCCGCCGACGGCAAGCTCGCACCCGCCGTTCAGGAAGGACTCGGGCGACTCGCGAAACCCTGGAACAGGCGCCGGGCGCTCAACATCTTCCGGGACGCCTCGGGGCTGGCCGTCACCCCGGACCTGTGGAACGACCTCCGCACCGCTCTCGACTCCTCGGCCTGGCTGGTGATCATGGCCTCTCCCGAGGCGGCAGCGTCCGAGGGGGTCGGCAAGGAGATCCTCCACTGGCTGTCCACCCGGACCCCGGACCGGATCCTGCTCGTCGTCACCGGCGGCACGCTGAGGTGGGACAGCCGGGCCGGTGACTTCGACCGGGAGGCGTCGACGGCGGTCCACCCCGCGCTGTACGGCCGGCTGCGCGTCGAGCCGCGCCACGTCGACATGTCGTGGGCGAGAGATTCCGACCGGCTGACCCTGCGCGACAGCGTCTTCCGGGACCAGGTCGCCGAGATCGCCGCGCCCCTGCACGGTCTCACCAAGGACGAGCTCGACAGCGCCGACATCCGGGAGGAACGGCGTGTGCGCAGGCTCGTGCGCCTGACCATCGGCAGCCTGTCGATCCTGCTTGTCGCCGCTCTCGTCGCGACGGTGCTGGCCGTGAACGCCCTGGGAACCGCCAACCGGCAACTGAAGATCGCCACCGCGCGCTTCATGGCCGACCGCGGCGCGCTGATCGGCGACTCCGACCCTGTCCTGTCCCAGCTCCTCGCCGTCGCCGCCACCCGCGTCGACCCCCTCAACGCCGACGGCCGGCACGGCATGATGGCGGCCCTGGCCAGGCCGGGCCGCGGTGAGCTGCTCGGTCATACCGGCGGCGTGATGTCGGCCCAGTTCAGCCCCGACGGCCGGAGCGTCGTCACGGCCGGCCTCGACGGAACCGTACGCCTGTGGGACAGATCGTCCAGGAAGCAGATCGGATCACCGCTGACCGAGCCCGCGGAGAGGTACACCTCGGCGGCGTTCAGCCCGGACGGCGGCCTGCTCGTGACCACGAGCCTCAGCGGCTCGGTCCGGCTGTGGGATCTCGCACGCCGCCGGCCGCTGGGCTCCCCGCTCACCGGTCACACGGGCTGGGTCTACACCGCGGCGTTCAGCCACGACGGCCGCCGGCTGGTCACGGCCGGTGAGGACGGTACGGCCCGGCTGTGGGACGTGGCCACGCACCGGCAGGAAGGCGTGCTGGTCCGCCGAGGCCGGGTGATCTCCGCGGCGTTCAGCCCGGACGACCGCCTGCTGGCGACCGTGGGGGATGCGGAGGACGAGGGCGTGATCCAGCTGTGGGACACCCGGACCCGCCGGCGGATCGGCGGCGCGTTGAAGGGGCGCAACGGTTTCGTCGCCACCGTGGCGTTCAGCCCGGACGGGCGCCGGCTGGCCACGGGAGGCAACGACTACGCCACGCAGCTGTGGGATGTGACCACCCGCCGGGAGGTGGGGACCGGTCTGGCCGGCCACGGCGGCGCTGTGACGGCTGTGCGGTTCAGCCCCGACGGAAGCGTCCTGGCCACCAGCAGCGCGGACGGCCTGGCCCGGCTGTGGGACGCGGCCTCCGGTGCGCAGATCGGTACGCTGACCGGCCACACCGGCTACGTCACCTCGCTCGCGTTCAGTCCCGACGGCCGGGAACTCGTCACCGCGAGCCGCGACGACACCGCACGGCTGTGGGACGTCTCGGTCCACCGGCAGCTGGGCGCGGCGCTCACCGGGGGCTCCGGTCCCGTCGGCTCGGTGTCGTTCAGCCCTGACGGCAGGCGGCTCGCGACGGCCCACGCCGACGGCGTCGCCCGAGTGTGGGAGGTCGCCGCGACCCCGCCGAGGAGCGTCGCGCTGACCGGCCACACCGGTGCCGTGATGGTCGCGAGGTTCAGTCCCGACGGCCGCACGCTGGCCACCGCGGGTGAGGACGGCACGGTCCGGCTGTGGGACGCGGCCTCCCGCGAGCAGATCGGGACGCTGTCCGGGCATGAGGGGCGCACGTTCGTCCTCGCCTTCGGCGCGGACGGAAAGACCCTCTTCGCCTCCGGCGGGGACAACGTCGTCCGTCAGTGGGATGTCCGTACGGGGCGCCGGACCGGGATCTCCATGGCCGGGCACGCCAAGGAGGTGATCCACATGGTGCCGAGCCCGGACGGCCGGACCCTGCTCACCTCGGCCGCCGGCACGACGCGCCTGTGGGACACGGGCACGGGCCGGCAGCTCGGCGCCGCCCTGAGGGGCGCCGAGGATCCCTTCGTCGCCGTCGCGTTCAGCCCGGACGGCCGCACGCTGGCCGCCACCGACAGTCACAACCGGCTGGTCCTGCTCGACGTCGCCACCCGTAAACAGGTCGGCGCGTCCATGCTCGGCCATACGGGCCCGGTGTACGCCGTGGCGTTCAGCCCCGACGGGAAGACCGTCGCGACCGCAGGCGAGGACCGGTCGGTGAGACTGTGGGACGTCGAGACGCACCGGCAGATCGGCAGGCCGATCAATGGTCATGACGGAGCCGTCCAGGCGATCGCCTTCGCCCCCACCGGTCGGCTCGTGGCCACCGCCGGGGTCGACGGGACGGCGCGTGTCTGGAACGTCTCCGAGGTGGTCGACGTCCTGTCCCAGACCTGCGCGGTGGCGGGCCGTCCCATCAGTCCAGAGGAGTGGCGGCTCTACGCGCAGGACCTCCCCTACCAGCGGGTCTGCCCCTGATCCGGCGAGCTCCGGGCGACGGCGGACCAGGGGCCGCCCTCGGCCGCCGGTTGGGGTGAGCGGTCGGCGGTTGTGGCCGGGGGCCGGTGGGGTGAGTGGTCGGCGGTTGTGGCCGGGGGCCGGTGGGGTGAGTGGTCGGCGGTTGTGGCCGGGGGCCGGTGGGGTGAGTGGTCGGCGGTTATAGCCGGGGCCGGTGCTGTGAGCGGTCGGCCGCTACGGCCGGGGGCCGGTGAGGCCGTGCCGGAGCAGGCCGGTGAGGGTGTCGATCGCCTCGTCATCCCCGAGGACCCGGCCGATGGGTTCTCCGCCGCCGCCGGCCCAGACCGCGCAGAACCCTTCAAGCAGGGCGTTGAAGGCCGATGCCAGGACGGCGGGATCGCCGGGTAGGTCGAACCCGGCGGCCTGGAGCCGCTGGAGGTGCTCGCGCATGGTCTGCAGCTGGGCGTGCCTGATCTGTGCCACCCGCTCGGCGAACTCCGGGTCGACCAGTGCGGCCTGGCCCAGCGCATGGATCTCGGGGAGGTGCGCCCGGTAGGTGTGCCAGTACGTGGCCACGCGGGCGCGCAGGGCCGGCTCCTTCGACAGGTCGTCGCCCGCCTCATGGGTCGACAGCTCCTCGCCCGCCTGGGCGAACCAGTCGGCCAGCAGCGCCTGGAGCACCTCCTCCTTGCTCGCGAAGTGCTTGTAGAACGAGCCGGCGGAGCGTCCCGCCTCCGCGGTGATGTCGGTGATCTTGGTGTTGAGATAGCCGTTGCGGGCGAACACCCGGCGGGCGGCCTCCTTCAGCGCGACCTCGGTCTGCGCGGCCTTGGCCTTACGGCTTGCGGCCGTCGGCTCGGATGCGGACACGCGCCCCCCTTGACAGGTCGACTCCCGTTCAGTGAATCTATATTCAGCGAATTCGGATTCACTGAAAACTGGTTCATACACAGTATGACCTATCGAGAGGGCGAAACCATGGGCACCGCGAGCCACGGAGACATCGAACTCGCCTACGAGACCTTCGGTCCCCCCGACGGGGAGCCGCTGCTGCTGATCAGCGGAACCGGGGTCCAGATGCTGATCTTTCCCGAGGACCTGTGCCACGCGCTCGTCGATCTCGGCTTCCAGGTCGCCAGGTTCGACAACCGTGACACCGGCCTGTCCACCCACCTGGCGGACGCGCCGGCGCCGGGCTGGTTCACGACCATGATCCGCCCGTCTTCGGCGCCCTACCGGCTGGAGGACATGGCCGGGGACGCCGTCGCGGTGCTGGACGCGCTGGGGTGGGAGTCGGCGCACCTGGTCGGCACCTCGCTGGGCGGGATGATCGCCCAGACCCTCGCCATCCGGCACCCCTCCCGGGTGCGCACCCTCACCTCGATCATGTCCACCCCCGCGGCCCGGATCGGCACCATGCCCAAGATGGCCACCCTGAAGGCGATCCTGAAAATCTCGGGCATGCCGGTGACCAGCCCGGACCAGGCGGCGCAGGAGGCGGTGGCGATGAAGAGGCTCATCGGCTCCCCGCGCTACCCCTTCGACGAGCGGGAGGTGGGCGACATCGGCCGCCGGTCCTACGAGCGCCACCCCGGAACCCCCGAAGGCGACGCGCGCCAGCGCGCCGCGGTCGCCGTCTCCGGAGACCGGCGCAGGGCGCTGGCCAAGGTGCGGATCCCCACCCTCGTCCTGCACGGCGAGGACGACCCGATCATCCGGCTCAGGGCCGGTCGGGCCACGGCGGACGCCATCCCCGGCGCACGGCTGGTCACCTATCCCGGCATGGGTCACGACCTGCCCAGAGCCCTCTGGCCGTCCATCCTCGACCAGATCCGCTCCCTCGCGCTCGCGCGCTGAGGTCCCCTGCGCGCATCGGGCAGGACACGGGCGGCCGCGCCGGCCCGGCGGATCAGGCCGGCGCCGAGGTCACTGACGCGTCATCGCGTCGAGGGTCTCGGTCATGTGCTTGCGCAGCTCGCCCATCCGCACGTCGAGGATGACCGAGGCGATCTCGGGGTTGCCCTCGATCATCTCGCGCAGACCGCTCTGACCGGGACCGTGGACGAAGCTGTGCCGGACCAGGGTCTGCCCCGGCGAGTCGCCCGGCTCCAGCTCGTAGCGCCACCTCGACGAGGGGCGGTCCGGGTTCTCGTCGCGGTCGAGCACCAACCACGCGAACGTGCGCGGGCGCTCCACCTCGGTGATCATGCATGTCACCGTCCAGACCCTGCCCTGCCGGCGGTTGCGCCCCTGGAACCGCTGGCCCTCCCGCAACGCCGGAGCGCCGGTGCCGATCCAGGCCCCCTCCTCGCACTCCGGGCTCCACTCGCCGATGCGGGGCACGGCCGTGATGAGGTCCCACAGCCGCTCGGGCGGGACGCCGACGGTGATCTCCAGGTCCACCCCGGCGCCGGTGATGCCGTAGTCCTCCATGCCAACCTCCGCAAGCTCACGGCACGCCGGGTGGTGCCTTCATCGTCGATCGACTCCTACGATGAACGATCAGCCCGCCCGTGGACAGAGGTCTCACCCCCCTACCTTGTCCGGCGGCCCCCCACACCGGATGACGCCCGGCCTCTTCCCGATCGCGGTGGGAGTGGAGGCCCTCCCTCTACTCGTCTTATAAATCGGATTTATGAGTTTAAATTAGATATATCTTGCTAAATCGGATAATTCATCCATGGTGGCCGTATGGCGTGGCCTGTTGCGCGGCCGATCCGCTGAGCCCGCGGGGGAAACGGGCGCTTATGCGACTTGGCGTTCATTGCGGTCGGCATGCCGAGTACGGGTAAGTTACATGGCGGTGGACAGCGGTTCGCACCGGGCGTCGAGCGGAGGCATCATGGCGGAGAACGGCCCGGTGGTGAGCCACACAAAGGATTTCTTCGTCACCTACAACGGCAAGGACGAGCCCTGGGCCACGTGGATCGCCGCGACGCTGGAGACGGCCGGATACACCACGACGATCCAGGCATGGGATTTCCGGCCGGGCGACAATTTCATGGCGGCCATGGATCACGCGTTGACCATGTGCCGGCACACCCTGGGCGTGCTCTCGCCTGACTACCTGACCTCGCTGTTCACCCGCGCGGAGTGGACCGCGGCCTACCGCCAGACGCTGCTCGGCAAGACCCGCGGGTTCGTCCCGGTCCGGGTGGCCGAGTGTGACGTGGCCCCGCTGCTCGGGCCGCTGGTCTACATCGACCTGGTGGACGTCGAGGAGGCCGAGGCCCGTGACCGGCTGCTGGAGGGGGTCGCCGAGCGGACGGCCCGGCCGTCCGGCAGTCCCCGCTATCCGGGTGGCCCGCGCCCCTGACACCGCGCTGAGAAACAGGATCATGGCGGACGCGGAGAGCGGGAGGGCCGGTGCCGGGCACTGAGTACGAGGCGGACTTCTTCGTCAGCCACGCCGACGCCGACGCGCAGTGGGCGGAGTGGATCGCGGCGGAGCTGAAGGGCGCCGGCTACGGAGTGATCGTCAAGGCGTGGGACTTCCTGCCCGGGGAGAACCTCCTCGACAGGCTCGACAGGGCGCTGGCCACCTGCCGCCACACCATCGGCGTGCTCTCGCCGGACTACGTGGCCTCGGAGATGGCCGCCCGTACCGCCGCCCACTACCAGGGGCTGGAGGGCAAGGAACGGGCGCTGATCCCCGTCAAGGTGGCCGATCACCAGGTCCCGCCGTCGATGGGGCCGATCATCTCGATCGACCTGTGCGACGTCGGCGAGGAGGACGAAGCCCGCAGCCGCCTGCTGAACGGGGTGGCCGGCCGCGTCGCGCGCGTCGCCCGCGGGGGTTTCCCGAACGCCCCCGCCAACCGGACCCGGTTTCCCGGCGCCGCCCAGGAGGTGTGGGAGCTCCGCGGGCACCGCCCGGATCCGCACTTCGTGGGACGGGACGACGCGCTGGCCGGCCTGCACCGTGCCTTCCGCGCCGGGCGCGCGACCTCGGCCGTCCAGGCGATCACCGGCCTGGGCGGCCTGGGCAAGACCCAGCTGGCGGTCGAGTACGCCTCCCGTCACGCCGCCGCCTATGACATGGTGTGGTGGATCCGCGCGGAGGACCCCGCGACCCTGCGGGGTGACTACGCCGAGCTCGCCACGGTGCTGGGCCTGCCGTTCGACCAGGACGGCCAGGCGGTGGCGGCGCTCCGCCAGGAGCTGCGCCGGCGTAAGGACTGGCTGCTGGTCTTCGACAACGCGGAGGACCCCGGCGAGGTCTTCCCGCTCCTCCCCGACCGGCACTCCGGGCACGTGCTGATCACCTCTCGTCTCCGGGAATGGCAGCATGCCGAATCCCGGCACATCGAGGTCCTCCCGCTGCCGGCCGCCGTGGAGTATCTGCGGCGGCGGGGGCAGGTGACCGACGCCGGCACGGCGCGGGAGCTCGCGGAGGCCCTGGGCCGCCTGCCTCTGGCGCTGACCCAGGCCGCCGGCGTCATCGCCGACGGCATGCGCGCGACCGACTACCTCGGCCTGCTCCGGAGGCAGTCACCCGAACTGTTCGTGCAGGGCCGTGCCGGGGCGCACGACACGACGATCGCCTCCACGTGGCGGGTGTCCTTCGACCGGCTCGCCGACCGGTCCCCGGCCGCCGTGGCCCTGTTCCGCCTCGCCGCGTTCCTCGGGGCCGAGGCGATCCCGCTGGACCGGCTCACCCCGGTGCCGGACATGCCCGCCGAGCTCGCCGAGGCCCTGAACGACCCGTTCCGGCGCCGCGACGCGACCCGGGCCCTCGGTGAGTACTCCCTGGCCGAGACCGGCGACGGTCTCCTGTCGATCCACCGCATGGTCCAGACGGTCACCCGCACCGAACTGGCCGGCGACGAGCCCTTCTGGGCCGGGCTCGCGCTCGCCGTGACCACCGCGGCGTTCCCCCGCGACGTCCGTGATCCGCGATCCTGGCCCGCCTGCGAAGCGGCGCTCGCGCACGCCATCGCCGCCGCGGAGCACGCCGGGCGGCTCCACGTCGACACCGGGGGGACCGTCGACCTGCTGAATCAGGTCGCGCTCTACCTCCTGGCACGGGGGAGGACGGACCGGGCCGCGACCGCCGTCGAGAACGCGCTGACCCTGGCCGCGCGGCTTCCGCGGGACGCGCCGGAGTGTCTCCGCTGCCGCAACACGCACGGGCTGCTGCTGCTGGCCCAGGGCGACCGCGCGGCGGCGTGCCAAGCCCACGAAGAGGTGTACGAGGCCAGGATCCGGATCCTGGGACCCGACGACGTCGACACCCTGCGGGCCGGCCGGGACCTGGTCGAGGCGCTCTATTTACAGGGGCAATGGGCGCGGGCCACCCGGTTGCAGGACCGGCTGGTCCAGGCGTTCACGGCGGTCCTCGGCACCGACGACCTCGAAACGGTCACCTCCGTGGCCTACCAGGCGACCCTCCTGCGCAACGCCGGGCAGTACCAACGGGCCCGCACTCTTGAGGAAGGGGTGCTGGAGGTCCGCCGGCAGCGACTGGGCGAGGAGCACCCTGACACCCTCAATGCGATGGCCAACCTCGGCGCGACCCTGCACGCCCAGGGGAAATGGGAGAAGGCTCGCACCCTCGTGGAGGGGGTGCTGGAGGTGCGTCGGTGGCTGCTGGGTGAGGAGCATCCCGACACTCTCGACGCAATGGCCAACCTCGGCTCGATCCTCCATTCGCAGGGTGATCTGGACGGAGCCCGCGCTCTCGTGGAGCGGGAGTTGGAGGTGTGTCGGCGGCTGTTGGGTGAGGAGCACCCTCACACCCTTGGCGCGATGGCCAACCTCGGCTCGATCCTCCATGTGCAGGGTGATCTGGACGGAGCCCGAGCCCTCAAAGAGGGGGTGTTGGAGGTGCGTCGGTGGTTGCTGGGTGAGGAGCACCCCGACACCCTCACCGCGATGGCCAACCTCGGCGCGACGCTCCATGCGCAGGGTGATCTGGACGAGGCCCGAGCCCTCGAGGAGGGGGTGTTGGAGGTGCGTCGGTGGTTGCTGGGTGAGGAGCACCCCGACACCCTCACCGCGATGGCCAACCTCGGCGCGACGCTCCATGCGCAGGGTGATCTGGACGAGGCCCGAGCCCTCGAGGAGGGGGTGTTGGAGGTGCGTCGGCGGTTGCTGGGTGAGGAGCACCCCCACACCCTCACCGCGATGGCCAACCTCGGCGCGACGCTCCATGCGCAGGGTGATCTGGACGGAGCCCGCACCTTCAAGGAGCGGGTGTTGGAGGGGCGTCGGCGGTTGCTGGGTGAGGAGCACCCCCACACCCTCACCGCGATGGCCAACCTCGGCGCGACGCTCCATGCGCAGGGCGAGATGGCGGAAGCCCGCTCGCTGCTCTTGGAAGCCCTCACCGTCAGCCAGCGGGCCTTCGGCAAGAAGAACACCGTCACCTCTGAGATCGCGTGGCGGATGGTGTCGACCTACGACAGGCCTCATGAAACAGCCAGGAGGAAAAACCTCATATTGGAGAATTTGTCCTGGCTCGCCAAGGAGCCGCCCAGCCGGCTGACCGGCCAGCAGAAGAGCATCAAGGACCGTGTCAAAGGCCTCTTCGGTGGCAGGTCCGCCAAGCGCCAGGGGAAGCGCGGCAAGTGATCCACCGGCCGGTCCGGCGGGGGTGAAAGGCGGGACATGCCGCGAGGTGGACAGCATGCTCGGAGAAGACAGTCTCGGGCACCGGCTGGCAGTCTTCGCCGTAGGCGACACGAGACGGACAGGTGATTTGGATCCCGGTACGCCGCGTCGCCGGAACGGCTCACGAAGATCTACGCCCTGTCACAGGGGCAGAGGAGGACGTAAGCCAGGTGAAGCGGCGGACGCTGTCGAGGGGATCGTCGAGTGTGCCGGTCGCGTAGCCGCCTGTGGCACCGGCGCAGGCGACCGCGATGACGTCGTCACACGACCCGGTGGTCGAGACGGCCGCCGGCGCGGTCCGCGGCCGCCGTACCGGCGGTGTCACGAGGTTCGGCGGGATTCCGTACGGCGCGGCGCCGGTGGGCGAGCGCAGGTTCGCCGCGCCCGCGCCGCCGCCCGGCTGGAGGGGCGTCCGTGACGCCTTCGAACCGGGACCGGCCGCACCGCAGTCGGCATCCCGGCTGGACGGGATCGTGGGTCCGATGCGGTTGCCCCGGCAGTCCGAGGACTGCCTGTCCGTGAACGTGTGGACCCCGGACCTGCGGGGCCGCCTGCCGGTGCTGGTCTGGCTGCACGGCGGCGCCTACATCACCGGTTCCGGGGGGCAGGACTGGTACTCCGGAGCCCAGCTGGCCGCGCACGGGGACCTCGTCGTCGTCACCGTCACCTACCGGCTCGGCCCCCTGGGCTTCCTCTACCCGGCCGGGCGGATCGAGGACATGGGCGGGGGCAACGCC comes from Streptosporangium roseum DSM 43021 and encodes:
- a CDS encoding maleylpyruvate isomerase N-terminal domain-containing protein, producing the protein MAAKIMHSRWSATRDSLRETGDRFVEMVSSSRDPRAKVTADWSVADTAAHVATIASLYASILRPDELPHPFPALEGHILAATVDTVARLNDMVLRDFTERDPQVLGRRLRADIDRILRAGEHLDPATPVTWLGGARVPAAGVLAHLINELMIHGWDIARATGAHWAMPPQDAALFFDMFLIGVLRHDIGRLLDTGEPARGRRIAVEFRSRHTVPVTLVLRDGRVSVEEPGGGTDVRLSFDPATLNLMLFGRVGKVRAALTGKVRVAGPRPWLLPAFLRAVRLPSNSYPLSRPD
- a CDS encoding TIR domain-containing protein, encoding MEDTKAGGRETAKRYAAFISYSHAADGKLAPAVQEGLGRLAKPWNRRRALNIFRDASGLAVTPDLWNDLRTALDSSAWLVIMASPEAAASEGVGKEILHWLSTRTPDRILLVVTGGTLRWDSRAGDFDREASTAVHPALYGRLRVEPRHVDMSWARDSDRLTLRDSVFRDQVAEIAAPLHGLTKDELDSADIREERRVRRLVRLTIGSLSILLVAALVATVLAVNALGTANRQLKIATARFMADRGALIGDSDPVLSQLLAVAATRVDPLNADGRHGMMAALARPGRGELLGHTGGVMSAQFSPDGRSVVTAGLDGTVRLWDRSSRKQIGSPLTEPAERYTSAAFSPDGGLLVTTSLSGSVRLWDLARRRPLGSPLTGHTGWVYTAAFSHDGRRLVTAGEDGTARLWDVATHRQEGVLVRRGRVISAAFSPDDRLLATVGDAEDEGVIQLWDTRTRRRIGGALKGRNGFVATVAFSPDGRRLATGGNDYATQLWDVTTRREVGTGLAGHGGAVTAVRFSPDGSVLATSSADGLARLWDAASGAQIGTLTGHTGYVTSLAFSPDGRELVTASRDDTARLWDVSVHRQLGAALTGGSGPVGSVSFSPDGRRLATAHADGVARVWEVAATPPRSVALTGHTGAVMVARFSPDGRTLATAGEDGTVRLWDAASREQIGTLSGHEGRTFVLAFGADGKTLFASGGDNVVRQWDVRTGRRTGISMAGHAKEVIHMVPSPDGRTLLTSAAGTTRLWDTGTGRQLGAALRGAEDPFVAVAFSPDGRTLAATDSHNRLVLLDVATRKQVGASMLGHTGPVYAVAFSPDGKTVATAGEDRSVRLWDVETHRQIGRPINGHDGAVQAIAFAPTGRLVATAGVDGTARVWNVSEVVDVLSQTCAVAGRPISPEEWRLYAQDLPYQRVCP
- a CDS encoding TetR/AcrR family transcriptional regulator, which encodes MSASEPTAASRKAKAAQTEVALKEAARRVFARNGYLNTKITDITAEAGRSAGSFYKHFASKEEVLQALLADWFAQAGEELSTHEAGDDLSKEPALRARVATYWHTYRAHLPEIHALGQAALVDPEFAERVAQIRHAQLQTMREHLQRLQAAGFDLPGDPAVLASAFNALLEGFCAVWAGGGGEPIGRVLGDDEAIDTLTGLLRHGLTGPRP
- a CDS encoding alpha/beta fold hydrolase produces the protein MTYREGETMGTASHGDIELAYETFGPPDGEPLLLISGTGVQMLIFPEDLCHALVDLGFQVARFDNRDTGLSTHLADAPAPGWFTTMIRPSSAPYRLEDMAGDAVAVLDALGWESAHLVGTSLGGMIAQTLAIRHPSRVRTLTSIMSTPAARIGTMPKMATLKAILKISGMPVTSPDQAAQEAVAMKRLIGSPRYPFDEREVGDIGRRSYERHPGTPEGDARQRAAVAVSGDRRRALAKVRIPTLVLHGEDDPIIRLRAGRATADAIPGARLVTYPGMGHDLPRALWPSILDQIRSLALAR
- a CDS encoding SRPBCC family protein, coding for MEDYGITGAGVDLEITVGVPPERLWDLITAVPRIGEWSPECEEGAWIGTGAPALREGQRFQGRNRRQGRVWTVTCMITEVERPRTFAWLVLDRDENPDRPSSRWRYELEPGDSPGQTLVRHSFVHGPGQSGLREMIEGNPEIASVILDVRMGELRKHMTETLDAMTRQ
- a CDS encoding toll/interleukin-1 receptor domain-containing protein: MAENGPVVSHTKDFFVTYNGKDEPWATWIAATLETAGYTTTIQAWDFRPGDNFMAAMDHALTMCRHTLGVLSPDYLTSLFTRAEWTAAYRQTLLGKTRGFVPVRVAECDVAPLLGPLVYIDLVDVEEAEARDRLLEGVAERTARPSGSPRYPGGPRP
- the fxsT gene encoding FxSxx-COOH system tetratricopeptide repeat protein gives rise to the protein MPGTEYEADFFVSHADADAQWAEWIAAELKGAGYGVIVKAWDFLPGENLLDRLDRALATCRHTIGVLSPDYVASEMAARTAAHYQGLEGKERALIPVKVADHQVPPSMGPIISIDLCDVGEEDEARSRLLNGVAGRVARVARGGFPNAPANRTRFPGAAQEVWELRGHRPDPHFVGRDDALAGLHRAFRAGRATSAVQAITGLGGLGKTQLAVEYASRHAAAYDMVWWIRAEDPATLRGDYAELATVLGLPFDQDGQAVAALRQELRRRKDWLLVFDNAEDPGEVFPLLPDRHSGHVLITSRLREWQHAESRHIEVLPLPAAVEYLRRRGQVTDAGTARELAEALGRLPLALTQAAGVIADGMRATDYLGLLRRQSPELFVQGRAGAHDTTIASTWRVSFDRLADRSPAAVALFRLAAFLGAEAIPLDRLTPVPDMPAELAEALNDPFRRRDATRALGEYSLAETGDGLLSIHRMVQTVTRTELAGDEPFWAGLALAVTTAAFPRDVRDPRSWPACEAALAHAIAAAEHAGRLHVDTGGTVDLLNQVALYLLARGRTDRAATAVENALTLAARLPRDAPECLRCRNTHGLLLLAQGDRAAACQAHEEVYEARIRILGPDDVDTLRAGRDLVEALYLQGQWARATRLQDRLVQAFTAVLGTDDLETVTSVAYQATLLRNAGQYQRARTLEEGVLEVRRQRLGEEHPDTLNAMANLGATLHAQGKWEKARTLVEGVLEVRRWLLGEEHPDTLDAMANLGSILHSQGDLDGARALVERELEVCRRLLGEEHPHTLGAMANLGSILHVQGDLDGARALKEGVLEVRRWLLGEEHPDTLTAMANLGATLHAQGDLDEARALEEGVLEVRRWLLGEEHPDTLTAMANLGATLHAQGDLDEARALEEGVLEVRRRLLGEEHPHTLTAMANLGATLHAQGDLDGARTFKERVLEGRRRLLGEEHPHTLTAMANLGATLHAQGEMAEARSLLLEALTVSQRAFGKKNTVTSEIAWRMVSTYDRPHETARRKNLILENLSWLAKEPPSRLTGQQKSIKDRVKGLFGGRSAKRQGKRGK